One segment of Clostridium ljungdahlii DSM 13528 DNA contains the following:
- a CDS encoding methyl-accepting chemotaxis protein: MKLRSMQGKILACILPLVLLGTSIVSFIGYTNSKNMINAQIDEKMDYKLRESVENMQKLLLKNGKVAETLAKVAETSGGTLSPDAYKSLLENFVKTNEETYGSGVWYEPNKYNASQKYYGPYAYKNNGNVEYTDEYSNETYNYFKYDWYKNAKNTNKSLVWSLPYYDDTSKVTMVTAASPFYDQNKQFMGVCTADMDLTSLQKAIQDMKFGTSGRAFLLSSDGTYISAPDKSKIMKVKISNDSNSSLAAIGNDIVKQKSGENTFYQNNDKYRVYYTTVPETGWTIAITVSQSELYAPLKSFLFKTILTFLVIIVLSVLVAIWFSRQIRKNISKVNELVHAVSKGDLTKTLEISTKDELNIMSKNLNSMTAGLKNMISGVSESIEQIVSISEELAASSEQTETTASQIATSVSHIAEGSSSQVADADKTVNNMTNIYGDIDKISEKVQDVTNHSVETYKKAEEGTSVVNNAVEQMEIIDNNTTVLSKVVNILNSKSGEIGNISSIIIDVSEQTNLLALNAAIEAARAGEHGKGFAVVAEEVRVLAEQSSNSSTQINVLIKEIQNEIQKAVTSMQESSKSVKVGINLVKNTGSSFDEILKDISSVSDQIQYVAKGVHQITTSIQDMVNSVNKISDISKESSESIQSIAASSEEQMAIMKEVAEVSENLSNMAVKLGSDINTFKI; the protein is encoded by the coding sequence TTGAAATTAAGAAGTATGCAAGGAAAAATTTTAGCATGTATCTTGCCATTAGTTTTATTAGGAACATCTATAGTATCCTTTATTGGATATACTAATTCTAAAAATATGATCAATGCTCAAATTGATGAAAAAATGGACTATAAGTTACGTGAGTCTGTAGAAAACATGCAAAAACTTCTATTAAAGAATGGTAAAGTAGCTGAAACTTTGGCCAAAGTAGCCGAAACTTCAGGGGGTACTTTAAGCCCAGACGCTTATAAATCCTTATTGGAGAACTTCGTAAAAACTAATGAGGAAACATATGGTTCAGGAGTCTGGTATGAACCAAATAAATATAATGCAAGCCAAAAATACTATGGACCCTATGCATATAAAAATAACGGTAATGTAGAATATACAGATGAGTATAGTAATGAAACTTATAATTATTTCAAGTATGATTGGTATAAAAACGCCAAAAATACAAATAAGAGCTTAGTTTGGTCTCTGCCATACTATGATGACACTAGTAAAGTTACCATGGTTACTGCAGCATCACCTTTCTATGATCAAAACAAGCAGTTTATGGGTGTTTGCACAGCAGACATGGATTTAACTAGTCTACAAAAAGCTATACAAGACATGAAGTTTGGTACAAGTGGTAGAGCCTTCCTTTTAAGTAGCGATGGGACATATATATCAGCCCCAGATAAAAGCAAAATTATGAAAGTTAAAATTTCAAATGACAGTAATAGTAGTTTAGCAGCTATTGGAAATGACATTGTAAAACAGAAAAGTGGTGAAAACACTTTCTACCAAAATAATGATAAATATAGAGTATATTATACTACAGTCCCAGAAACAGGTTGGACAATAGCCATAACTGTTTCTCAATCGGAATTATATGCTCCACTTAAGTCTTTCCTTTTTAAAACAATACTTACATTTTTGGTAATTATTGTTTTAAGCGTACTTGTAGCAATTTGGTTTAGTAGACAAATTAGGAAAAACATATCAAAAGTTAATGAATTAGTACATGCTGTTTCTAAGGGAGATTTAACAAAAACATTAGAAATAAGCACAAAAGATGAGTTAAATATTATGAGTAAAAATTTGAATAGTATGACTGCAGGCTTAAAAAATATGATTTCAGGGGTTTCTGAAAGTATAGAGCAGATAGTTTCTATTTCAGAAGAATTAGCTGCTAGTTCCGAGCAGACAGAAACCACTGCAAGCCAAATAGCAACATCTGTCTCTCATATAGCTGAAGGCAGCAGCAGCCAGGTAGCAGATGCAGATAAAACAGTAAATAATATGACCAATATTTATGGAGATATAGATAAAATATCCGAAAAGGTACAAGACGTTACAAATCATTCTGTTGAGACTTATAAAAAAGCCGAAGAAGGTACAAGTGTGGTAAATAATGCTGTAGAACAGATGGAAATCATAGATAATAATACTACAGTATTATCAAAAGTTGTAAATATACTAAATAGTAAATCAGGAGAAATCGGAAATATAAGTTCTATTATTATAGATGTATCGGAACAAACTAATTTACTTGCCTTAAATGCAGCTATAGAAGCTGCCAGAGCCGGAGAACATGGAAAAGGATTTGCCGTTGTAGCAGAAGAAGTAAGGGTATTAGCAGAACAATCATCTAATTCATCTACTCAAATTAATGTACTTATTAAAGAAATACAAAATGAAATTCAAAAAGCAGTTACTTCCATGCAAGAAAGCAGTAAATCAGTTAAAGTGGGTATTAATTTAGTTAAAAATACAGGATCTTCTTTTGATGAAATATTAAAAGATATAAGTAGTGTTTCTGATCAAATACAATATGTAGCTAAGGGAGTACACCAAATTACAACTTCCATACAGGATATGGTTAATTCAGTAAACAAAATATCAGATATTTCTAAGGAGTCATCAGAAAGTATACAAAGTATAGCAGCCTCCTCCGAGGAACAAATGGCTATTATGAAAGAAGTAGCAGAAGTATCAGAGAATTTATCTAATATGGCTGTAAAATTAGGCTCAGATATAAATACGTTTAAGATATAA
- a CDS encoding peptidylprolyl isomerase — translation MKNPIVTIEMENSKLIEIELYPDTAPNTVNNFISLVKKGFYNGTIFHRIIPGFMIQGGDPEGTGMGGPGYSIKGEFSANNFENNLKHEKGVISMARTMAPNSAGSQFFIMTDNAPHLDGQYAAFGKVVEGIEAVDEIVAQERDYNDKPYEDQKMKNVTVDTFGKEYDEPQKTND, via the coding sequence ATGAAAAATCCTATAGTTACAATTGAAATGGAAAACAGTAAATTAATAGAAATAGAACTTTATCCCGACACCGCCCCAAATACAGTAAATAATTTTATATCATTAGTTAAAAAGGGATTTTATAATGGTACAATTTTTCACAGGATTATACCTGGATTCATGATTCAAGGAGGAGATCCTGAAGGTACAGGAATGGGCGGCCCAGGTTACTCGATTAAGGGTGAATTTTCAGCAAATAATTTTGAAAATAATTTGAAACATGAAAAAGGTGTAATCTCCATGGCTAGAACTATGGCTCCTAATTCTGCAGGCTCACAATTTTTTATAATGACAGATAATGCGCCTCATCTTGATGGTCAGTATGCTGCTTTTGGAAAAGTTGTAGAAGGAATTGAGGCAGTAGATGAAATCGTAGCACAAGAAAGAGATTACAACGATAAGCCTTATGAAGACCAAAAGATGAAAAATGTAACTGTAGATACTTTTGGCAAAGAATACGATGAACCACAAAAGACAAATGATTAA
- a CDS encoding metal-dependent hydrolase has protein sequence MVFFGHLGPTTAVFKFYEKISKKETIDYRVVLVGSILPDLIDKPIGAFLFRNTFHNSRIFGHTLLFSLLLLLIGIGRIKKNKGNRVFTLGISTSIHLILDSMQLYKGILFWPFLGFKFPERPEGNWAEGTLQRLLTDPSYYITEIVGFIIIMYFFIKLIKNKRLNEFIRNGKL, from the coding sequence ATGGTTTTTTTCGGACACCTTGGCCCCACAACAGCAGTTTTCAAATTCTATGAAAAGATCAGCAAAAAAGAAACAATTGATTATAGAGTTGTTCTTGTTGGGTCAATACTTCCTGACCTCATAGATAAGCCCATAGGAGCATTTCTATTTAGGAACACCTTCCATAATAGTCGTATATTTGGACATACACTTTTATTTTCCCTTTTGCTTCTATTAATAGGTATAGGTCGTATTAAAAAAAATAAAGGGAACCGTGTTTTCACACTTGGTATTTCAACTTCAATCCATCTAATACTTGATAGTATGCAGCTATATAAAGGAATACTTTTTTGGCCATTTTTAGGATTTAAATTTCCTGAAAGACCAGAAGGAAATTGGGCAGAAGGAACACTTCAAAGACTTCTTACAGATCCCTCCTACTACATAACTGAAATAGTAGGATTTATAATTATTATGTATTTTTTTATAAAACTTATAAAAAATAAAAGGTTAAATGAATTCATTCGAAATGGTAAGCTTTAA
- a CDS encoding methyl-accepting chemotaxis protein gives MKQWFSNLKMVQKIMSISILTSLFIIIVGIIGGIYIGQIGKNAADMHNDNLAGINAIRALKDNQTEIRADLLSLVYKRDRNELDSIKKEMANLKEDNTKIMNNYESSITKDEDRKLFEELKKSVNEYRDIREQVIKLVSKNNYDEALKVFRTITPVRKKFNSQIDNMINLNVKWADEKDAVNDKMTASAFTFIVIVTVLGLVVSVLLGILIAKMISRKVKKILQLGEAIGRGDLTQKINVNSKDEIGKLAEALNKSVENIRNLILQISNSSTDISASSEELSATTEEVYASIETVNESTEQIAKGNEKLSAVTEEVDAAVQEINSTTAELANKADNASSSVKEIKARAAEVKTKAKADIENGDKIYSEKHDNIVKAIEAGKVVDKVKVMADSIGDIAEQTNLLALNAAIEAASAGEHGKGFAVVAEEVRGLSEESAKAVTQIQSMVVQVQDAFNNLSNSAKDILEYINNNVKPSQKLLLETGMAYDRDSEFMNNMAAGIASAANKMSQTVDQVTSAIDNISSTTQESASGSEEILGSVNEVSTAIQDIAKSAQTQSELAQNLDEMIHKFTV, from the coding sequence ATGAAACAATGGTTTAGCAATTTAAAAATGGTTCAAAAAATAATGTCAATATCTATTTTAACATCTCTATTTATAATAATAGTAGGCATAATTGGAGGAATCTATATAGGGCAAATAGGTAAAAATGCAGCTGACATGCATAATGACAATTTAGCTGGCATAAATGCTATTAGAGCTTTAAAGGACAATCAAACGGAAATTAGGGCAGACCTACTTTCTCTTGTATACAAAAGGGATAGAAATGAACTTGATAGTATAAAAAAGGAAATGGCTAATTTAAAAGAAGATAATACTAAAATTATGAACAATTATGAAAGTTCTATTACAAAGGATGAAGATAGAAAGCTATTTGAAGAACTAAAAAAGTCAGTAAATGAATATAGAGACATTCGTGAGCAAGTTATAAAGCTTGTTAGTAAAAATAACTATGATGAAGCACTTAAGGTTTTCCGTACAATTACCCCTGTAAGGAAAAAATTCAATAGTCAAATAGATAATATGATTAATCTCAATGTTAAGTGGGCTGATGAGAAGGATGCGGTTAATGACAAGATGACGGCTAGTGCTTTTACTTTTATTGTAATTGTAACTGTTTTAGGGTTGGTTGTTTCTGTGTTACTAGGAATACTAATAGCTAAAATGATATCGAGGAAAGTAAAAAAGATATTACAATTGGGAGAAGCTATTGGAAGAGGGGACTTAACGCAAAAAATAAATGTTAATAGTAAAGACGAAATTGGTAAACTTGCTGAAGCTTTAAATAAGTCAGTAGAGAATATAAGAAATTTAATTTTGCAAATTAGTAATAGTTCTACAGATATAAGTGCTTCTAGTGAAGAACTGTCTGCAACGACAGAAGAAGTTTATGCTAGTATAGAAACTGTAAATGAGTCCACTGAACAAATAGCAAAGGGTAATGAAAAATTAAGTGCTGTAACGGAAGAAGTAGATGCTGCTGTTCAGGAAATAAATTCAACTACAGCTGAACTTGCAAATAAGGCTGATAATGCGTCGTCTTCAGTAAAAGAAATAAAAGCACGGGCAGCTGAAGTGAAAACTAAGGCTAAAGCAGATATAGAAAATGGAGATAAAATTTATAGTGAAAAGCATGACAACATTGTAAAGGCTATAGAAGCAGGAAAAGTTGTTGATAAGGTAAAAGTAATGGCTGATTCTATAGGAGATATAGCAGAACAGACAAATTTATTGGCTTTAAATGCAGCTATAGAAGCAGCTAGTGCTGGAGAACACGGTAAAGGATTTGCAGTAGTGGCAGAAGAAGTAAGGGGACTGTCAGAGGAATCAGCAAAGGCTGTTACACAAATTCAGAGTATGGTAGTGCAAGTTCAAGATGCTTTTAATAATTTATCTAACAGTGCAAAAGATATACTGGAGTACATAAATAATAATGTAAAACCAAGCCAAAAACTGCTTCTGGAAACAGGTATGGCATATGATAGGGATTCTGAATTTATGAATAACATGGCTGCAGGTATAGCATCAGCTGCAAATAAGATGAGCCAAACTGTAGATCAAGTAACGTCAGCTATTGATAATATATCCTCAACTACGCAGGAATCTGCATCAGGGTCTGAAGAAATATTAGGTAGTGTAAATGAAGTTTCCACTGCAATACAGGATATAGCAAAATCTGCACAAACTCAATCGGAACTTGCACAAAATCTTGATGAAATGATTCATAAATTTACTGTATAG
- a CDS encoding lantibiotic protection ABC transporter ATP-binding protein: MEKDYLLETQKLAKVFKKDYAVNELDISIPRNHIYGLLGANGAGKSTTLKMLTGLLKPTSGKINFDGHTWTRKDLRNIGALIEQPPIYGNLTAEENLKVHTTLLGLPNKRIKEVLKIVDLTDTGKKEAKNFSMGMKQRLGIATAILNHPKLLILDEPTNGLDPIGIQDLRKLIKSFPEEGMTVILSSHILAEVEQIVDYVGIMSHGILGYQGKVNPGEDLEELFMSVAEKTTRGRRIAR; the protein is encoded by the coding sequence ATGGAAAAAGATTATTTATTGGAAACTCAAAAATTAGCGAAAGTATTTAAAAAGGATTATGCTGTAAATGAACTTGACATTTCAATTCCAAGGAATCATATTTACGGACTTCTTGGTGCTAATGGTGCAGGGAAATCCACTACATTAAAAATGTTAACAGGACTGTTAAAACCAACTTCAGGTAAAATCAATTTTGATGGTCATACATGGACCCGTAAGGATTTAAGAAATATTGGTGCCTTAATTGAACAGCCTCCTATTTATGGAAATTTAACTGCAGAGGAAAATCTAAAAGTTCACACCACCCTTTTAGGGTTACCTAACAAACGTATTAAGGAAGTATTAAAAATTGTAGACTTAACAGATACAGGTAAAAAGGAAGCTAAAAATTTCTCTATGGGAATGAAACAACGTTTAGGGATTGCCACTGCAATCTTAAATCATCCTAAGTTACTCATACTAGATGAACCAACTAATGGATTGGATCCTATTGGTATTCAAGACTTACGGAAACTCATAAAGTCCTTTCCAGAGGAAGGGATGACTGTAATACTATCCAGCCACATTTTAGCAGAAGTAGAGCAGATCGTAGATTATGTTGGAATTATGAGTCACGGAATATTAGGTTACCAAGGAAAAGTTAACCCAGGTGAAGATTTAGAAGAACTATTTATGAGTGTTGCAGAAAAAACTACTAGAGGAAGAAGGATTGCCAGATGA
- a CDS encoding lantibiotic immunity ABC transporter MutE/EpiE family permease subunit, protein MNKYLIAENLKTKRTMLRKILIFMPILCTILSFTFDFLGFGYFTADSVFTSINHWSLLWMPALIALTTSMFHKLEENSTGYKTIFSFPIDLKKSWISKITILSSFTLISSIFLCVILTILNMTFTRTQLNGAPFYYCLIAAIIDWLTSLWQIPLCLWLSKKINFFVLLLGTCAANMELGAAYAPSSLWWLSPWTFPLRLQCPILHHHPNGLPLEPESSLLNPSVIPVGILIGIFLFLILITFTTYSFKKSEVH, encoded by the coding sequence ATGAATAAATATCTAATTGCTGAGAATTTAAAAACAAAAAGAACTATGCTTCGTAAAATACTTATTTTTATGCCTATATTATGTACTATTCTTAGCTTTACTTTTGATTTTTTAGGCTTTGGATATTTCACTGCTGACTCCGTTTTTACTTCTATAAATCATTGGTCATTATTATGGATGCCAGCTTTAATTGCTTTAACTACAAGTATGTTTCACAAACTTGAAGAAAACAGCACAGGTTATAAGACGATTTTTTCTTTTCCCATTGATTTAAAGAAGAGCTGGATATCTAAAATTACAATTTTATCATCATTTACATTGATATCCTCTATTTTTTTATGTGTAATTCTTACTATATTAAATATGACCTTTACTAGGACACAATTAAATGGTGCACCATTTTACTATTGTCTTATAGCCGCTATCATAGACTGGCTTACATCCCTCTGGCAGATTCCTCTATGCCTATGGTTAAGTAAAAAGATAAATTTCTTTGTCTTATTACTTGGAACCTGTGCAGCTAATATGGAGCTTGGTGCAGCTTATGCCCCATCCTCTTTATGGTGGCTATCTCCATGGACCTTTCCTCTTAGACTGCAGTGTCCAATATTGCATCATCATCCAAATGGACTACCCCTAGAACCAGAAAGCAGCTTATTAAATCCATCAGTTATTCCAGTTGGTATTTTAATAGGAATTTTTCTATTTTTAATTCTAATAACTTTTACCACTTATTCATTTAAAAAAAGTGAGGTACATTAA
- a CDS encoding lantibiotic immunity ABC transporter MutG family permease subunit, with the protein MIEFWHSYKAEFFKNRHSIFLRAHIVLPFLLVCLMTFTRLGKSSDLGIFSNFFKLIGFAFSLLAAVLCALIADQEKQAGHCQIMLSKLSHKTTSFISQLCMLLTMCLGAIFFAILLFFISMKLILHINSINYLLYFKTGALIFLCVIFLYSLYLILAYHFNTAVCNITGFAGVIICAVASTGQGDSVWMFLPWVWPIRFINFIVISQYKLQGKILPKEIFFSYTQNGLNAGLTSMIIMTICCIIFYILSFHFWEGRQK; encoded by the coding sequence ATGATTGAATTTTGGCACAGCTACAAAGCAGAATTTTTTAAAAATAGGCACAGTATTTTTCTCCGGGCACATATTGTGCTGCCTTTCCTCTTAGTTTGTCTTATGACTTTTACAAGGCTTGGTAAATCAAGTGATTTGGGGATATTTAGTAACTTTTTTAAACTGATAGGTTTTGCCTTTTCATTACTTGCTGCAGTACTTTGTGCACTAATTGCTGATCAAGAAAAACAAGCTGGGCATTGTCAAATAATGCTCAGCAAACTTTCCCATAAAACAACTTCTTTTATAAGTCAACTGTGCATGTTACTTACAATGTGCTTGGGAGCTATATTTTTTGCTATATTACTATTTTTCATATCCATGAAACTTATATTACATATAAACAGCATAAACTATCTTTTATATTTTAAAACAGGGGCTTTAATATTTTTATGTGTTATTTTCCTCTATAGTTTATACTTAATTTTAGCTTATCATTTTAATACAGCTGTTTGTAATATAACTGGATTTGCCGGGGTCATAATTTGTGCTGTAGCCTCTACAGGACAGGGAGATAGTGTTTGGATGTTCTTGCCCTGGGTGTGGCCCATACGATTTATAAACTTTATAGTTATATCTCAATACAAGCTTCAAGGGAAAATCCTCCCAAAAGAAATTTTTTTCTCATATACCCAAAATGGGCTAAATGCAGGACTAACATCTATGATAATAATGACAATTTGCTGTATTATTTTCTATATACTTTCCTTTCACTTTTGGGAAGGTAGACAAAAATAA
- a CDS encoding response regulator transcription factor, whose protein sequence is MAKILAVDDDKRILKLIKNALELNHHEVITLQDPENIPIEEFCGYDLILLDVMMPEIDGFELCQKIRSTVDSPIIFLTAKTDESSIVKGLAFGGDDYISKPFGVMELNARVEAYLRRENRGKSTKKLVYGDITIDFDKKEILVNNNVIAFTKNEYNICEFLALNRGKVFTKQAIFEAIYDLDSDTQFSVITEYIRLIRNKFKEYNCFPIETVWGVGYMWK, encoded by the coding sequence ATGGCAAAAATTTTAGCTGTAGATGATGACAAGCGAATTTTAAAATTGATAAAAAATGCTTTGGAATTAAATCATCATGAAGTAATTACACTGCAAGATCCAGAAAATATTCCTATAGAAGAATTTTGTGGATATGATTTGATTTTGCTGGATGTAATGATGCCAGAGATAGATGGCTTTGAACTTTGTCAGAAAATACGCAGTACAGTAGATTCTCCAATTATTTTTTTAACAGCAAAAACAGACGAATCATCCATCGTAAAAGGGTTAGCCTTTGGCGGGGATGATTATATATCAAAACCTTTTGGAGTAATGGAATTAAATGCTCGTGTTGAAGCATACCTTAGACGTGAAAATCGCGGCAAATCAACAAAAAAATTAGTATATGGTGATATTACAATTGATTTTGATAAGAAGGAAATACTGGTCAATAATAATGTCATTGCTTTTACTAAAAATGAATATAATATTTGCGAATTTTTAGCACTTAATCGAGGCAAAGTATTTACAAAGCAGGCAATTTTTGAGGCAATTTATGATTTGGACAGTGACACTCAATTTTCGGTAATCACTGAATATATAAGATTAATCCGCAATAAATTTAAAGAATATAATTGTTTTCCTATAGAAACAGTGTGGGGAGTTGGATACATGTGGAAGTAA
- a CDS encoding sensor histidine kinase produces MEVKKTSFQIYIIKFILKVGFSFIILLLALLFIFSYISNNKMLLPASYSEQLVEKVTPSIKSAKEVTSELIPENLEYTILDKQTLDVKKSTMNKSQIKKAKLRIKNHQFTGADFFGNAYAIIERPKEYCVIHYKLIMQFANPTLRNLMPYPGLIIALLFTIILLITLYFLSLQFSNKIKGELNKFSFITQKIEAKNLDFEVQNSYFIEHQKVMDSLDSLRRNLKKSLTCQFEQEKRKGEQISALAHDIKIPITVIKGNAELLNLTQKDENALDYTNEIIEATGEIEHYTELLIEVSKNDQSIALHKEKSNVNKFLHVIEKDTLSSIGNRHIHFILDISIPKKLMWNIDFSSMKRAFMNIIINALEHTPDETSLSLQVHFKNNLASFVFTDSGNGFSPEALKKAAELFYTDNKSRSQTGHYGIGLTFANKVIRAHNGCLHIQNDAYTGGGQIIISLPVEL; encoded by the coding sequence GTGGAAGTAAAAAAAACGTCCTTTCAAATCTATATTATTAAATTTATCCTAAAAGTGGGATTTTCTTTTATTATACTTTTACTTGCTTTACTTTTTATTTTTAGTTATATCTCTAATAATAAAATGCTACTGCCAGCTAGCTATTCAGAACAATTAGTGGAAAAAGTAACGCCAAGCATAAAAAGTGCTAAAGAAGTGACTTCTGAATTAATACCTGAAAATTTAGAATATACAATTTTAGACAAACAAACTTTAGATGTAAAAAAAAGTACCATGAATAAGTCCCAAATTAAAAAAGCAAAATTACGTATTAAAAACCACCAATTTACAGGAGCTGATTTTTTCGGAAATGCTTATGCTATAATCGAGCGCCCAAAAGAATACTGCGTAATTCATTACAAATTAATCATGCAATTTGCAAACCCAACTCTTCGAAATCTGATGCCTTATCCTGGATTAATTATTGCTTTGCTTTTTACCATTATTTTGTTAATTACACTATATTTTCTTTCCCTGCAGTTTTCAAATAAGATAAAAGGAGAATTAAACAAATTTAGCTTCATCACTCAAAAAATTGAAGCTAAAAATTTAGATTTTGAGGTGCAAAATTCTTACTTTATAGAACATCAAAAAGTTATGGATTCCTTAGATAGTTTGCGCCGTAACCTTAAGAAATCCTTAACTTGCCAATTTGAGCAAGAAAAAAGAAAAGGCGAACAAATTAGCGCATTGGCTCATGACATTAAAATACCCATTACCGTCATTAAAGGAAATGCAGAATTATTAAATCTTACACAAAAAGACGAAAATGCATTAGATTATACAAATGAAATCATAGAAGCAACAGGTGAGATAGAACATTATACCGAGCTTTTAATTGAGGTTTCTAAAAATGATCAGTCCATTGCCCTGCACAAAGAAAAAAGCAATGTAAATAAATTTCTACATGTAATTGAAAAAGATACACTATCCTCTATTGGAAACCGTCATATTCATTTTATACTTGACATCAGTATTCCAAAAAAACTAATGTGGAACATTGACTTTTCCTCAATGAAACGAGCATTTATGAATATCATTATAAATGCACTTGAGCATACTCCAGATGAAACATCCTTAAGCTTACAGGTCCATTTTAAAAACAATTTAGCTTCTTTTGTATTTACTGACTCTGGAAATGGCTTTTCACCTGAAGCACTCAAAAAAGCCGCAGAACTATTTTATACTGATAATAAAAGTCGAAGTCAAACAGGTCATTATGGTATTGGATTAACTTTTGCAAATAAAGTAATTAGGGCACACAACGGCTGTCTTCATATACAAAATGATGCATATACGGGTGGTGGACAAATTATAATTTCATTACCTGTAGAACTGTAG
- a CDS encoding TM1802 family CRISPR-associated protein, which translates to MNIGSFHLKGDIKNYLEKMKYDQEEIAMFLLGYLMGEMRNAQWKDIHKNSRKNLINVEDRESIFNKLNYTGINEIKIMGLAKEIFEKLEQGKVKGYTRAIFNELKRILDSNIKKWKMNKQENLFYVLSGYVYNTANIMLSDKKGKRAV; encoded by the coding sequence ATGAATATAGGAAGTTTCCATCTAAAGGGCGACATTAAAAATTATTTAGAAAAAATGAAATACGACCAAGAAGAAATAGCTATGTTTTTATTAGGGTATCTTATGGGAGAAATGAGAAATGCACAATGGAAAGATATTCATAAAAATTCTCGAAAAAATTTAATTAATGTAGAAGATAGGGAATCTATATTTAATAAACTCAATTATACCGGCATAAATGAAATAAAAATAATGGGGCTTGCTAAAGAAATTTTTGAAAAGCTAGAACAAGGAAAAGTGAAGGGATATACTAGGGCAATTTTTAATGAACTAAAGAGAATTTTAGATTCAAATATTAAAAAGTGGAAGATGAACAAGCAGGAAAATTTGTTTTATGTATTGTCCGGTTATGTATACAATACTGCAAACATCATGCTAAGTGACAAAAAGGGGAAGAGGGCAGTTTGA